A region of Dehalococcoidia bacterium DNA encodes the following proteins:
- a CDS encoding OsmC family protein, with protein sequence MGEEELLVTRVQSRSSGVPGRSLNSARNHHFVIDEPAYAGGPGEEITPAEAFLAGISGCGVLLVEAFARHWGVPLTLVEVDIEGVRHPETPQEFQRVDMRFRLHGVNEDEARRLVERYQGRCPLYRALAAATQVNIEIEAVPAQKL encoded by the coding sequence ATGGGCGAAGAGGAGCTCCTGGTCACGCGGGTGCAGTCGCGGTCCAGCGGCGTGCCGGGCCGCTCGCTGAATAGCGCCCGTAACCACCATTTCGTCATCGATGAGCCAGCCTATGCAGGGGGGCCAGGGGAGGAGATCACTCCTGCCGAGGCCTTTCTAGCGGGGATTTCGGGCTGTGGTGTCCTTCTGGTGGAGGCCTTCGCTCGCCACTGGGGGGTGCCCTTGACGCTGGTGGAGGTGGACATCGAAGGCGTGCGCCACCCAGAGACGCCCCAGGAGTTTCAGCGGGTGGACATGCGCTTCCGCCTTCACGGTGTAAACGAGGATGAGGCCCGGCGGCTGGTAGAGAGGTATCAGGGGCGTTGCCCGCTCTACCGCGCTTTGGCAGCGGCGACCCAGGTGAACATTGAGATAGAAGCCGTGCCCGCTCAGAAGCTGTAG
- a CDS encoding hydroxymethylglutaryl-CoA lyase produces MKWPESIVITEVGPRDGLQNEARPIPVEGKVALIERLAQTGLRRIEAVSFVHPRAVPQMANAEEVMASLRRHPGVTYIGLVPNLKGAQRAVAAGVDELATVVSASQSHNRANLNATIEETLAQIAQIAALAKDAGLPWAGYISTAFGCPYEGKVDADVVISLGQALRRLGAYAVSLGDTIGVANPRQVYELVSRFLKEVPGVELRLHFHDTRGVALANVVAAMQAGATQFDGSVGGLGGCPYAPGASGNVATEDLVAMAEAMGIRTGVDLHALVEVSWFAEELVGRPLDGKVRRALRRPP; encoded by the coding sequence GTGAAGTGGCCTGAGAGCATCGTCATCACCGAGGTGGGGCCTCGCGATGGCCTTCAGAACGAGGCCCGCCCCATACCTGTGGAGGGGAAGGTGGCCCTCATCGAGAGGCTCGCCCAGACAGGTCTCAGGCGCATAGAGGCAGTCTCCTTCGTCCACCCCAGGGCGGTGCCCCAGATGGCCAACGCCGAGGAGGTCATGGCCTCCCTGCGCCGCCACCCTGGGGTGACGTATATTGGCCTGGTCCCCAACCTAAAGGGCGCCCAGAGGGCCGTGGCCGCCGGCGTGGACGAGCTGGCCACTGTGGTGTCGGCATCCCAGTCCCACAACCGGGCCAACCTCAATGCCACTATCGAGGAGACCCTGGCCCAGATCGCCCAGATAGCTGCCTTGGCCAAGGATGCAGGCCTTCCCTGGGCCGGCTACATATCCACAGCCTTCGGCTGCCCTTATGAGGGCAAGGTGGACGCCGACGTGGTCATCTCTTTGGGCCAGGCCTTGCGCCGCCTGGGGGCCTACGCCGTGAGCCTTGGGGACACCATTGGGGTGGCCAACCCTCGTCAGGTCTACGAGCTGGTCTCCCGCTTCCTTAAGGAAGTGCCAGGGGTGGAGCTACGCCTCCATTTCCACGACACGCGCGGGGTGGCCCTCGCTAACGTGGTGGCGGCTATGCAGGCAGGGGCTACCCAGTTCGATGGCTCTGTGGGTGGCCTGGGGGGATGCCCCTACGCGCCAGGGGCCTCAGGCAACGTGGCCACCGAGGACCTGGTGGCCATGGCCGAGGCCATGGGCATACGCACGGGCGTGGACCTGCACGCCTTGGTGGAGGTCTCCTGGTTCGCCGAGGAGCTAGTGGGCAGGCCTCTAGACGGCAAGGTGCGCCGCGCCCTGAGGCGCCCTCCGTGA
- a CDS encoding acetyl-CoA carboxylase biotin carboxylase subunit yields the protein MFRKVLIANRGEIAVRIIRTCRALGIRTVAVYSEADRQALHTMEADEAVLIGPPPAQESYLNIRAILEAARRTGAEALHPGYGLLAENPELAQACQEAGIVFVGPPPQAMRAMADKAAARRLVSSLGIPVIPGYDDHLQRDEDLLRAAQELGFPIMVKAAAGGGGRGMRLVGRLEELPQALESARREAQGAFGDGRLLLERAIAGARHIEVQIAADAHGHVIHLGERDCSLQRRHQKVMEEAPSPSVDEGLRHRLGEAATAIARAIGYRNLGTVEFLVDSQGRFYFLEMNTRLQVEHGVTEMVTGLDLVAMQLAIATGEPLPLHQEDLRIRGHAIECRIYAEDPLRGFLPRSGRIHVFRPPQGENIRHDVGIYEGVEVSPYYDPLLAKVLAWGSDRQQALIRMAWALSHYRLDGVQSNLAFLQAVLRHPAVQTGSVTVDMVEGLDMATFLAPPAEALLALLAALATGALGFHDPWLALGPWRVGGRMHLVMEHAGEELTLEAQREWEGWWTLALGEHKLRARLSSPRPGQVVVEGEGSTYTAQVEALGRGLWVTIGDRSFLFRWPDPARRAATAGLKHRLGHDLRAPLNGTVIRVMAREGDVVQAHQVLVIIEAMKMEHNVEAPVSGRVWRVRCREGQQVEEGQVLVELAPLGGEEP from the coding sequence ATGTTTAGGAAGGTCCTCATCGCCAACCGCGGCGAGATAGCTGTCCGCATCATCCGCACCTGCCGGGCCCTGGGGATCCGCACGGTAGCCGTCTATTCGGAGGCCGATAGGCAGGCCTTGCACACCATGGAGGCCGATGAGGCAGTGCTCATCGGCCCGCCACCTGCCCAGGAGAGCTACCTCAACATCCGGGCCATCCTGGAGGCCGCCCGGCGCACAGGGGCAGAGGCCTTGCACCCCGGCTATGGCCTTCTGGCCGAGAACCCAGAGCTAGCCCAGGCCTGCCAGGAGGCCGGCATCGTCTTCGTTGGGCCTCCGCCCCAGGCCATGCGGGCCATGGCCGACAAGGCCGCCGCCCGTCGCCTTGTATCCTCCCTGGGCATACCCGTCATACCCGGCTACGACGACCACCTGCAACGCGACGAGGACCTATTGCGGGCGGCCCAGGAGCTGGGCTTCCCCATCATGGTGAAGGCCGCCGCTGGGGGCGGAGGCCGGGGCATGCGGTTAGTAGGCCGCCTCGAAGAGCTACCCCAGGCCCTCGAAAGCGCCCGTCGTGAGGCCCAGGGGGCCTTCGGCGACGGCCGCCTCCTCCTGGAACGGGCCATCGCCGGCGCCCGCCACATCGAGGTGCAGATAGCTGCCGATGCCCATGGCCACGTCATCCACCTGGGGGAGAGGGACTGTTCCCTGCAGCGCCGCCACCAGAAGGTCATGGAGGAAGCCCCCTCCCCCTCGGTGGACGAAGGGCTACGCCATCGCCTCGGGGAGGCGGCCACGGCTATCGCCAGGGCCATAGGGTACCGCAACCTGGGGACGGTGGAGTTCCTGGTGGACAGCCAGGGCCGCTTCTACTTCCTGGAGATGAACACGCGCCTGCAGGTGGAGCACGGCGTCACCGAGATGGTGACCGGGCTGGACCTGGTGGCCATGCAGCTAGCCATCGCCACCGGCGAGCCATTACCTCTTCACCAGGAGGATTTGCGGATACGGGGGCACGCCATCGAATGCCGCATCTACGCCGAGGACCCCCTGCGGGGCTTCTTGCCCCGTAGCGGACGTATCCACGTCTTCCGGCCCCCGCAAGGGGAGAACATCCGCCACGATGTGGGGATCTATGAGGGGGTGGAGGTGTCCCCATATTACGACCCCTTGTTGGCCAAGGTGTTGGCCTGGGGGAGCGATCGCCAGCAGGCTCTGATACGCATGGCCTGGGCCCTATCCCATTACCGACTCGATGGAGTCCAGAGCAATCTGGCCTTCCTTCAGGCCGTCCTCCGCCACCCTGCCGTCCAGACGGGGTCGGTGACGGTAGACATGGTGGAGGGGCTGGATATGGCAACCTTTCTGGCGCCCCCTGCAGAGGCCTTGCTGGCCCTCTTGGCGGCCTTGGCCACTGGCGCCCTGGGCTTTCACGACCCCTGGCTGGCCTTAGGCCCCTGGCGAGTGGGGGGACGGATGCACCTTGTCATGGAGCACGCAGGAGAGGAGCTCACCTTGGAAGCCCAGCGGGAATGGGAAGGGTGGTGGACGCTAGCCCTGGGCGAACACAAGCTGCGGGCCCGCCTCTCATCTCCTCGGCCGGGCCAGGTGGTGGTGGAGGGGGAGGGGAGCACCTACACCGCCCAGGTGGAGGCCCTGGGCCGGGGTCTCTGGGTGACCATAGGCGACCGCTCGTTCCTCTTCCGCTGGCCCGACCCCGCGCGCCGGGCAGCCACAGCAGGGCTTAAGCACCGCCTCGGCCACGACCTACGCGCCCCCCTCAACGGCACCGTCATCCGCGTCATGGCCCGCGAGGGGGACGTGGTGCAAGCCCACCAGGTGCTTGTGATAATAGAGGCCATGAAGATGGAGCATAACGTGGAGGCCCCCGTCTCGGGGCGGGTGTGGCGAGTCCGCTGTCGTGAGGGCCAGCAGGTGGAGGAAGGCCAGGTGCTGGTAGAGCTGGCCCCATTAGGGGGTGAGGAGCCGTGA
- a CDS encoding GRAM domain-containing protein, protein MRQPRTPLLPGETVIKDGRANLQRGWEAVGGRLYLTNRRLIFEPHAFNVQRDVAEIPLERVVGVRKCWTKFLNILPVFPNSIAVSTSDGTEYRLVVFGRQGWINAIEGQRR, encoded by the coding sequence ATGCGACAGCCCAGGACACCTCTTCTTCCCGGGGAGACGGTTATCAAAGATGGGCGCGCTAATCTACAGCGCGGCTGGGAGGCAGTGGGCGGGCGCCTCTATCTCACCAACCGCCGCCTGATATTCGAGCCCCACGCCTTCAACGTCCAGAGGGACGTGGCGGAGATACCTCTAGAAAGGGTCGTAGGCGTGCGCAAGTGCTGGACCAAGTTCCTCAACATCCTGCCGGTATTCCCCAACTCCATCGCTGTCTCCACCAGCGATGGCACGGAATACCGGCTAGTAGTGTTCGGCAGGCAGGGTTGGATAAACGCCATCGAGGGGCAGAGGCGCTGA
- a CDS encoding enoyl-CoA hydratase-related protein, translated as MSAVQVSRDGPVATVTLCRPEVRNAFNEEVIALLAQAFMALRDQEGLRVVVLQGEGPTFCAGADLEWMRRAASWSEEENRRDALALASMLRLVATFPRPVVARVQGGAYGGGVGLIAAADLAIAAEDAQFAFTEVRLGLAPATISPYVIEKIGPAWARRLFLTGEPISARRAYELGLLYRIVPPAELDAAVAETVRAILQGGPQAQAACKELVARVAADPSPQVDEYTSRLIAQLRAGEEGKEGVQAFLEKRAPRWRHV; from the coding sequence ATGAGCGCCGTCCAGGTGAGCCGCGATGGTCCAGTGGCCACGGTCACCCTGTGCCGACCGGAGGTCCGCAACGCCTTCAATGAGGAGGTCATAGCCCTCCTGGCCCAGGCCTTCATGGCCCTGCGAGACCAGGAGGGGCTGAGGGTGGTAGTGCTGCAGGGGGAGGGGCCCACCTTCTGCGCTGGCGCCGACTTGGAGTGGATGCGTCGGGCCGCCTCCTGGAGCGAGGAGGAGAACCGACGTGATGCTCTAGCCCTGGCCTCCATGCTCAGGCTGGTGGCCACCTTCCCCCGCCCGGTGGTAGCGCGTGTGCAAGGCGGGGCCTACGGCGGGGGAGTGGGGCTTATAGCCGCCGCCGACCTGGCCATCGCTGCCGAGGATGCCCAGTTCGCCTTCACCGAGGTGCGCCTGGGGCTGGCCCCAGCCACCATCTCCCCTTACGTCATCGAGAAGATAGGCCCGGCCTGGGCCCGACGCCTTTTCCTCACCGGCGAGCCCATCTCGGCGCGCCGCGCTTATGAGTTGGGCCTCCTCTATCGGATAGTCCCCCCAGCGGAGCTGGACGCCGCCGTGGCGGAAACAGTGCGGGCCATCTTGCAGGGAGGGCCACAGGCCCAGGCCGCATGTAAGGAGCTGGTAGCCCGCGTCGCTGCCGACCCATCGCCCCAGGTGGACGAGTATACCTCTCGCCTCATCGCCCAGCTGCGAGCTGGGGAGGAGGGGAAGGAGGGGGTCCAGGCCTTCCTGGAGAAGCGGGCCCCCAGGTGGCGCCATGTTTAG
- a CDS encoding LLM class F420-dependent oxidoreductase has product MEFGVQSSQANASWQDLHDLWRELDRNSRFTSLWVVDHFVTGFGTAFNAYGPHLEGWTLLAALAYATSRVRVGVLVSGVTYRHPAVLAKMATTVDHISGGRLNFGIGAAWHEFEHRCYGIPFPPVRERMDRLEEALHMIKLLWTSGQQPVSWKGRYYQLEGAPYNPPNVQQPHPPIYVGGGGERRTLRIAAQYADAMNVFGSPQEVARKVEVLHRHCQEVGRDPSQIRITVTMPFLPTEDEERIGRMVSGMAAYQGITQEEARQRILAGSFSQMREHLARYVELGVHEVYLQPFVRLHPQPFLLFSEEVIAHFS; this is encoded by the coding sequence ATGGAGTTCGGTGTCCAGAGTAGCCAGGCCAATGCCAGCTGGCAGGATCTCCATGACCTGTGGCGGGAGCTGGACCGCAACTCCCGCTTTACGTCCCTTTGGGTGGTAGACCATTTCGTCACCGGCTTCGGCACGGCCTTCAACGCCTATGGCCCGCACCTTGAGGGGTGGACGTTGCTTGCTGCTCTGGCCTATGCCACCTCGCGGGTGCGGGTGGGCGTCCTGGTAAGTGGGGTGACATATCGGCACCCAGCGGTGCTTGCCAAGATGGCCACCACCGTCGACCACATCTCGGGTGGGCGTCTCAACTTCGGCATAGGGGCTGCCTGGCATGAGTTCGAGCACCGCTGCTACGGCATACCCTTCCCGCCGGTGCGTGAACGCATGGACCGGCTGGAGGAGGCCTTGCATATGATAAAGCTCCTATGGACCAGCGGCCAGCAGCCTGTGAGCTGGAAGGGGCGCTACTACCAGCTGGAGGGCGCCCCATACAACCCACCCAACGTCCAGCAGCCCCACCCACCCATCTACGTGGGAGGAGGGGGTGAGAGGCGGACCCTGCGCATAGCTGCCCAGTACGCGGATGCCATGAACGTGTTCGGCTCCCCACAAGAGGTGGCCCGTAAGGTGGAGGTGCTGCATCGGCACTGCCAAGAGGTAGGGCGGGACCCCTCCCAGATCCGCATCACCGTCACCATGCCCTTCCTGCCCACCGAGGACGAGGAGCGCATTGGCCGCATGGTCTCAGGTATGGCCGCCTACCAGGGCATAACGCAGGAGGAGGCCCGTCAGCGCATTCTGGCCGGCTCCTTCTCCCAAATGCGGGAGCACCTGGCCCGCTATGTCGAGCTAGGTGTGCACGAGGTCTACCTGCAGCCCTTCGTCCGCCTCCACCCCCAGCCCTTCCTCCTCTTCTCCGAGGAGGTCATCGCCCACTTCTCCTGA
- a CDS encoding LLM class flavin-dependent oxidoreductase, whose translation MKFGLFYELQLPKPYDADQWHDDQEHRIVKEALEQIELADRLGFDYVFIVEHHFLEEYSHSSAPEVFLAAASQRTKNIRLGHGIVLMPPPYNHPARVAERIAMLDLVSDGRVEFGTGESSSEMEMGGFGVRREEKKAMWEEATRECLRMMTEMPYPGYEGTYFAMPSRNVIPKPLQKPHPPVWVAAARRETTMVAARLGVGSLGFSFETADEARERVEEYYRLIREECFPIGKAINPALAVLSVLSCFDSEEEAIAKGLEGAQFFSYSLGYYYSPFTGGAHKPGRVHLYRQFRDTPPEQRWGALAEWFRGFAGYRGGFGEEPQDEVGRALWRAAQRGGCIGTPEFIRETLLRYEEAHLDVMLFVAQCGARKHEDIMDSLYRFGTKVLPEFKERHEQHQRWRRQQLAPVDYPIVSSI comes from the coding sequence ATGAAGTTCGGCCTTTTCTATGAGTTGCAGCTCCCCAAGCCCTACGATGCCGACCAGTGGCATGATGACCAGGAGCATCGCATCGTCAAGGAGGCGCTGGAGCAGATCGAGCTGGCGGACAGGCTCGGCTTCGACTACGTCTTCATCGTCGAGCACCACTTCCTTGAAGAGTACTCTCACTCGTCAGCGCCGGAGGTGTTCCTCGCGGCGGCCAGCCAGCGCACTAAGAACATACGGCTGGGCCACGGCATCGTCCTCATGCCCCCGCCCTATAACCACCCGGCGCGGGTGGCCGAACGCATCGCCATGCTGGACCTGGTATCTGACGGCCGGGTGGAGTTCGGCACGGGCGAGTCCTCCTCCGAGATGGAGATGGGGGGCTTTGGGGTGCGGCGCGAGGAGAAGAAGGCCATGTGGGAGGAGGCCACCCGTGAGTGCCTGCGCATGATGACGGAGATGCCCTATCCAGGCTACGAGGGCACTTACTTCGCCATGCCCTCCCGCAACGTTATCCCCAAGCCTTTGCAAAAACCTCACCCGCCGGTGTGGGTAGCCGCTGCCCGCCGCGAGACCACCATGGTGGCAGCGCGACTGGGCGTCGGCTCCCTCGGGTTCAGCTTCGAGACGGCCGATGAGGCGAGGGAGCGGGTGGAGGAGTATTATCGCCTCATCCGTGAAGAGTGTTTCCCCATTGGCAAGGCCATCAACCCTGCTCTGGCCGTGCTCTCTGTCCTCTCCTGCTTCGACAGCGAAGAGGAGGCCATCGCCAAGGGGCTGGAGGGGGCCCAGTTCTTCTCCTACTCCCTGGGCTACTACTACAGCCCCTTCACCGGTGGCGCCCACAAGCCGGGGCGCGTCCACCTGTACCGCCAGTTCAGGGACACGCCGCCTGAGCAGCGGTGGGGCGCCCTGGCCGAATGGTTTCGGGGGTTCGCTGGCTATCGCGGGGGCTTCGGTGAGGAGCCCCAGGACGAGGTAGGGCGCGCCCTCTGGCGGGCGGCTCAACGGGGCGGCTGCATCGGCACGCCCGAGTTCATCCGCGAGACGCTCCTGCGCTATGAGGAGGCCCACCTGGACGTGATGCTGTTCGTGGCCCAGTGTGGCGCCCGCAAGCACGAGGACATCATGGACTCCCTGTACCGATTTGGCACCAAGGTGCTGCCCGAGTTCAAGGAGCGGCATGAGCAGCACCAGCGGTGGCGACGCCAGCAACTGGCACCCGTTGACTATCCCATCGTCTCTTCCATATGA
- a CDS encoding carboxyl transferase domain-containing protein yields the protein MARMRHLVAELRHRLELVRRGGGEEQIRRHRARGKLTARERIERLLDPGTAFLELSPLAAWGMYGDEAPGAGIVTGIGRVCGREVVIVANDATVKGGTYYPITVKKHLRAQEIAEQNRLPCIYLVDSGGAFLPLQAEVFPDRDHFGRIFYNQARMSAQGIPQIAVVMGPCTAGGAYVPAMSDEAIIVQGTGNIFIGGPPLVKAATGEEVSAEELGGAYVHTYISGVADHYAQSDEEALAICRSVVANLGQAQKHIPWPVTPPEPPLYDPEEIYGIVPSDLRQSFNVREVIARLVDGSRFQEFKANYGTTLVCGFGRIMGYPVGIVANNGILFSESSVKGAHFIELCAQRKIPLIFLQNITGFMVGKRYEHEGIAKHGAKMVTAVACAQVPKFTVIIGGSFGAGNYAMCGRAYAPRLLWMWPNARISVMGGQQAAQVLLTVRLDNLRAQGKDMSPKEQEEFMRPILQKYEEEGNAYYSTARLWDDGILDPLETRQALALGISMSLNAPIPEPSFGVFRM from the coding sequence ATGGCCCGCATGCGCCATCTGGTGGCCGAGCTGCGGCACAGGCTGGAGCTGGTGCGGCGAGGAGGGGGAGAGGAGCAGATACGCCGCCATCGCGCCCGCGGCAAGCTCACCGCCAGGGAGCGCATCGAACGTCTCCTAGATCCCGGCACGGCCTTCCTGGAGCTCTCCCCTCTGGCTGCCTGGGGGATGTATGGGGATGAGGCCCCTGGGGCAGGCATCGTTACCGGCATCGGCCGGGTATGTGGGCGAGAGGTGGTCATCGTAGCCAACGACGCCACAGTGAAGGGGGGCACATACTATCCCATCACCGTCAAGAAGCACCTCCGGGCCCAGGAGATAGCCGAACAGAACCGCCTCCCCTGCATTTACTTGGTGGACTCCGGGGGTGCCTTCCTCCCCCTGCAGGCGGAGGTCTTCCCCGACCGTGACCACTTCGGGCGCATCTTCTATAACCAGGCGCGCATGTCGGCCCAGGGCATACCCCAGATCGCCGTGGTGATGGGGCCATGCACTGCCGGCGGGGCCTATGTCCCGGCCATGAGCGATGAGGCCATTATCGTCCAGGGCACGGGCAACATCTTCATCGGCGGCCCGCCCCTGGTGAAGGCAGCCACCGGCGAGGAGGTCTCCGCCGAAGAGCTGGGCGGGGCCTACGTCCACACCTACATCTCCGGCGTGGCTGACCACTACGCCCAGAGCGATGAGGAGGCCCTGGCCATCTGCCGCAGCGTGGTGGCCAACCTGGGCCAGGCCCAGAAGCACATCCCCTGGCCAGTGACCCCTCCTGAGCCCCCCCTCTACGACCCCGAGGAGATATACGGCATCGTCCCCTCAGATCTGCGCCAAAGCTTCAACGTGCGAGAGGTCATCGCCCGGCTGGTGGACGGCAGCCGCTTCCAGGAGTTCAAGGCCAACTACGGCACCACTTTGGTGTGCGGGTTTGGCCGCATCATGGGATACCCGGTGGGCATAGTGGCCAACAATGGTATCCTCTTCTCGGAGAGCTCCGTTAAGGGGGCCCACTTCATCGAGCTATGCGCCCAGCGCAAGATCCCCCTCATCTTCCTGCAGAACATCACCGGCTTCATGGTGGGCAAGCGCTACGAGCACGAAGGGATCGCCAAGCATGGGGCCAAGATGGTCACCGCCGTGGCCTGTGCCCAGGTGCCCAAGTTCACCGTCATCATCGGCGGGTCCTTCGGTGCCGGCAACTACGCTATGTGCGGCCGGGCCTATGCGCCTCGCCTCCTCTGGATGTGGCCCAACGCCCGGATCTCGGTCATGGGAGGGCAACAGGCAGCCCAAGTCCTCCTCACGGTCCGCCTGGACAACTTACGCGCCCAGGGTAAGGACATGAGCCCCAAGGAGCAGGAGGAGTTCATGCGCCCCATCCTCCAGAAGTACGAGGAGGAGGGCAACGCCTATTACAGCACCGCCCGCCTGTGGGACGATGGCATCCTCGACCCTCTGGAGACGCGCCAGGCCCTGGCCTTGGGCATAAGCATGTCCCTCAATGCTCCCATCCCCGAACCTAGCTTCGGTGTGTTCAGGATGTAG
- a CDS encoding heavy metal translocating P-type ATPase has protein sequence MKGVAAQDGRRQLVVPVVGMTCAACVRRVERALRRLPGVEEASVNLAAAKAAVVVRPAVGLRQIEEAVREAGYHVPLATVRFLVVGATREGDWERIQESLGSMDGVADVEVNGDTSVVTVRYLQDMASPGAMKRMLRALGYQVEELGEGETALDRERWARQEEVRRQLINLITVVPLAVLVMLGSFRDMWALQGVVPAVLANKWVLMALTTPILVGPARQFFVSSYNGLRHGVADMNLLYATGIGSAYLIAVINTVWPEAGFGGERAVFYESAAFLTTFIVLGRYLEALTRGRTSEAIRRLMRLQPRRAHVLRDGQEVEVPIDELEVGDTCLVRPGEAVPVDGVVVEGYSVVDESIMTGESMPVEKGPGDAVLGGTINRTGAFKMRATRVGRETVLSQMIRLVEEAQGRRAPIQRLADWVAGHFILGVHALALLTFLFWFFVGYQRWFQPQTRLLLGAGELAQMGAFGFAFLVSVTVLVISCPCAVGLATPAAMMAGSGIAATRGILFRGADAIEASARVQAVVLDKTGTLTVGSPSVTEVVAVPGATPEEVLRWAAISERSSEHPLAAAIIREARTRGLDVPEPDGFQALPGQGVEATYGGHRVVLGNRSLMMDAGVDPSALEDQARRLEEDGNTVMFVGVDGRLLGLVAAADTLKPTSFEAVQELKRMGLQVFLLTGDNWRTAQAVAQRLGIEEVLAEVRPQDKVEKVKELQAQGLRVAMVGDGINDAPALAQADVGMALGSGADVAKETGHVILVRDDPRDVVTAIRIARFTMRKVKENLAWAFIYNVVTIPIAAGVLYPLTGRLVGPEVAALLMALSSLSVTLNSATMRAWRPPSWGPSPSPAAMPLARGEL, from the coding sequence ATGAAGGGGGTTGCCGCCCAGGACGGGAGACGGCAGCTCGTCGTTCCAGTGGTAGGGATGACGTGTGCTGCCTGCGTCAGGCGGGTGGAGAGGGCCCTTAGGCGCCTGCCCGGGGTGGAGGAGGCCTCGGTCAACCTGGCGGCGGCCAAGGCGGCGGTGGTGGTCCGCCCCGCGGTGGGGCTAAGGCAGATAGAAGAGGCGGTACGTGAGGCGGGGTACCATGTGCCCCTGGCCACCGTCCGCTTCCTAGTGGTGGGCGCGACACGCGAAGGCGATTGGGAGCGCATACAGGAATCCCTAGGAAGCATGGACGGGGTAGCGGATGTGGAGGTGAACGGGGACACCTCGGTGGTCACCGTGCGTTATCTGCAGGATATGGCCTCCCCTGGGGCCATGAAGAGGATGTTGCGGGCCCTCGGCTACCAGGTGGAGGAGCTGGGCGAGGGGGAGACGGCCCTTGACCGGGAGAGATGGGCGCGCCAAGAGGAGGTGCGCCGCCAGCTCATCAACCTCATAACTGTGGTACCCCTAGCTGTTTTGGTGATGTTGGGCTCCTTCCGCGACATGTGGGCCCTGCAAGGGGTGGTGCCGGCGGTCTTGGCCAACAAGTGGGTCCTCATGGCCCTGACAACCCCCATACTGGTGGGGCCGGCCCGTCAGTTCTTCGTCAGCAGCTACAACGGCCTACGCCATGGTGTAGCTGACATGAACCTCCTCTATGCCACGGGCATAGGCTCGGCATACCTTATAGCGGTCATCAACACCGTCTGGCCTGAGGCCGGCTTCGGCGGGGAGCGGGCGGTGTTCTATGAGTCGGCGGCCTTTCTCACCACCTTCATCGTCCTTGGGAGGTATTTGGAAGCCCTCACCCGTGGCCGGACCTCGGAGGCCATAAGACGGCTCATGCGCCTGCAGCCGCGGCGGGCCCATGTCCTTAGGGATGGCCAGGAAGTGGAGGTCCCCATTGATGAGCTGGAGGTGGGAGATACATGCCTGGTGCGGCCCGGGGAGGCAGTGCCTGTGGATGGGGTGGTGGTGGAAGGCTATTCGGTGGTGGACGAGTCCATCATGACTGGTGAGAGCATGCCGGTGGAGAAGGGGCCCGGCGATGCGGTTCTGGGCGGCACTATAAACCGGACGGGGGCCTTCAAGATGCGGGCCACCCGCGTGGGCAGGGAGACGGTCTTGTCCCAGATGATCCGGCTGGTGGAGGAGGCGCAAGGGAGACGAGCCCCTATCCAACGGCTGGCCGACTGGGTGGCGGGCCATTTCATCCTGGGGGTACACGCCTTAGCTCTGTTGACCTTCCTCTTCTGGTTCTTCGTGGGCTACCAGCGGTGGTTCCAGCCCCAGACTCGCCTCTTGCTGGGGGCGGGGGAGCTAGCCCAGATGGGCGCCTTTGGCTTCGCTTTCCTAGTCTCGGTGACGGTGCTGGTCATCTCCTGCCCGTGCGCTGTGGGCCTGGCCACGCCTGCGGCCATGATGGCCGGCTCGGGCATCGCTGCCACCCGGGGAATCCTCTTCAGGGGGGCCGACGCTATAGAGGCGTCGGCCAGAGTGCAGGCAGTGGTATTGGACAAGACGGGTACCCTCACCGTCGGCTCTCCCTCCGTCACGGAGGTGGTGGCCGTCCCAGGTGCGACCCCCGAGGAGGTGTTACGTTGGGCGGCCATCAGCGAGAGGTCGTCGGAGCATCCTCTGGCAGCGGCTATTATCCGGGAGGCCCGCACCCGGGGTTTGGACGTGCCCGAGCCTGATGGCTTCCAGGCCCTGCCTGGGCAAGGGGTGGAGGCCACATATGGAGGGCATCGGGTGGTCCTGGGCAATCGCTCCCTCATGATGGACGCAGGAGTGGACCCATCTGCCCTGGAGGACCAAGCCCGGCGATTGGAGGAGGATGGCAATACGGTGATGTTTGTGGGCGTGGATGGAAGGCTTTTAGGGCTGGTGGCCGCGGCCGATACCCTCAAGCCCACCTCCTTTGAAGCGGTGCAGGAGCTGAAGCGCATGGGCCTTCAGGTCTTCCTTCTCACCGGCGATAATTGGCGCACGGCGCAAGCGGTGGCGCAGCGCCTGGGCATAGAAGAGGTGCTGGCGGAGGTGAGGCCCCAGGACAAGGTGGAGAAGGTGAAGGAGCTGCAGGCCCAGGGCCTGCGCGTGGCCATGGTGGGCGATGGCATCAACGATGCCCCAGCCCTGGCCCAGGCGGATGTAGGGATGGCCCTGGGCTCGGGCGCTGACGTGGCCAAGGAGACGGGCCATGTCATCCTGGTGAGGGACGATCCTCGCGATGTGGTGACTGCCATCCGCATAGCCCGCTTCACCATGAGGAAGGTGAAGGAGAACCTGGCCTGGGCCTTCATCTACAACGTTGTTACCATCCCCATCGCGGCCGGCGTCCTCTATCCCCTCACCGGGCGGCTGGTGGGGCCGGAGGTGGCCGCCCTGCTCATGGCCCTCAGCTCCCTCTCGGTGACCCTCAACTCGGCCACTATGCGGGCCTGGCGGCCGCCATCGTGGGGCCCTTCTCCATCACCAGCTGCTATGCCCCTTGCTAGGGGGGAGCTCTGA